ttttaatttcataatttattttcatatcagggagacagcatcaagaccgggagccgcagcagaaacagctgaaaacggcaagcggcgcaagtatgccacTCTTATTGAGAGTTATATTTTAGTTCCATTTGCCGTGGAGATtattagcctcatctggtgacagaaggccTGCATCATTTTTttagcaacggatcagcctggctgcccagcgcggaaatgcagccagtattctttgCACCAATCCACgcgagcatgatttgtatagtaataagaTGAGGCTAGCttcaagttttattgtaatattttcattaaaataaaatgccgTTGTTACATTAGTGTTAAGGTAAGTCGGAGAAAATTAATGTCCAAGGTTAGTGTATATGCAATCTTCATATGGGTtgaagcggcagatattggtagaatttttgtattacaaaaagggcaatacgcgcaatgtATATTTGAAAACAACGTGGTTTCACGACCACGAACTTCAAAACGAAAAGGAAATTATTCTTACTGTAGTATCCTCTCATTATATTTAAtacaacataatttttgtaagacaaaatattcttagttacaaaaaaaattggtgatctacattttttttgtagggAAGGCATTTTGAACCAGTGGAATTCAAAAATACtcgtaaagttttttttttaaagtacttgGAGCGCCTGGTCAGGTCTACGATTTGACAGTTCATAAAAGACGACCTTGGTCTATTCAAAAGTTCACACTCGAGGATCTACCGTCTTTGTGCCTATCACTGCAGCCTCCTCCATGGTGTCAGGCAGCCTGGTGCCGAGGGTCTCTGGGGCTAGGAACATTAAAGCACCAGACAGTAAGGCAAACCCGCAGAACAATACCGATGGAAACTTCTCAAAGAGCGCTGCACCCTGGaaataagttaaaaatattgtacatctcTTGTATAatttagttagtaggtacttaatataaaacgtCACAGAAGAGAAAGCCTAGAAAAATACATTGATTGCAACTGGCTAAAACTGGTGAATAAAACGGTGTACATATTAGGTacacttttaataatttattattttttaattaatttttctttaatccgTAGGTACGGTTTTGGCCAACTAAATACATAAACTCTATAATTTCAATCATTGAATGTAAACTTGAACTTTTTTCGAAGCGAAACAACGAAAAACTGTATGCccgaaattgaaaatattaatttaataaactatTGAAATTTGGAATCTTCACacatttcaaataataaaagaagAACAAAATTAAGGAAATGAAATTGTCCCTTACAAACGCTGGAGTAAGCGGAGCCGTCATAGCACCTATTCGTCCCAACATTGAAGAAAAAGCAAATAAGCTGTGTCTGTACCGAGTGGGGTAGATCTCGGAGGTGTATATGTACAACGACATCATCACGACAGCTATGGTGAGCTTGCCGATCAAGTACATCATCAGGGACAAGGCAAACATATCTACAACAAAAAATACAGTCGTTAATAAATCTAAAGCAAACTTTCCATTAGTATAACAAGCATCTTACAACAGAAGagagtataaattaaaaaaaatgacttAAACAACATAAATATTTGCACTAACTCACTTAGAGGCAAGAAAATATATCCCAATTGACAAGCGCCACATATCCAATAAGCGCCAATAAGAACAGGCCTCCTGCCAATTCTAGCCATTAGCACTACAGCTATCCAGTATCCAGGTATTTCTGCTGCAGCCACTGCCATGTAATTAAGATATTGATTACCAGACATGTTGACTGCATTAACCGACATGCCGTAGTAAACCAGAGCGCTAGTGAACCACCACACTGGCGATATGCAACATCTTGTGAGGATCGCTTTGTTCCGAAACACCAGTACAATCAGCCAAGgttctttttcttttgtttctttCTCTGAAGCGATTCGTTTTTTATCTGCTTCTGCATTTTCTGTCAATGACTGTAACGACTCCTCTGACAATTGCCGCTTGTTTACTCGAGCGACATTCTTCAGAAGGTCTTCGGCATCTTTGTACCTCCCTTTACTCAAATACCATCGGACAGACTCGGGCATTATCCAAAAGTAACATATAGTAATCAGCTGTGGCGTAAACAGAACGAGAGTTAAAGTCCTCCAGTTGGGAATGGCCCAAGCTATAAGAGCCATAAGGACTTGAGCGAGGGAGAAGCAAGTGTTTAGCGTTGCTCCCGCTGCAACTCGATACTTTGGTCCAACTAGTTCCATAACTGTCAAAAAAGATAAGTCACATTTTGAAATAGTAAACAGCTAAAATTTGGGTGCAGCTGTTCCACACCCGGTGAAGGTGAAACAttcagaaaactaaataatgaGAGAATGAGACAATTTAGAGTATCATGAGTAGGTATCATAAATTTAGGATATCATGAGTAGGGTTTATTTAATGTTATATTGTTACTAAGTTGATTTTACATTATGTTATCAAGTACATTACATATATAAAAGAATTCAAGTTTTCAATTTCATGAAATTACACGCGAGATGCTTATGGTAATTAAAGTATGAAAAAATAGGAAATAATGTATTctattttctattctatttctgTATTGTCTTTGTATTGTATTTTATCTCATTTTCTCGGAGGCATACTCTTATAGAAGTATGTGCTTGTCTCTATTAAGtgttgttttttaaattcaccgagtttcaaatcaaatcacaacaagaagttttcatttcaaaactttgaaaagaaagaaaattgtTTAGTTGTTACCTAAAATGTGGGCACACGAGAAGGTACCAGATCCAATTGCAGCTCCAACCACTTCAGAAATGACGAAGCCGTAGTAAGTATAGGCCCAGTAGCGCAGCACACTGACCCACGCCGTGTTGACGGCGTTGAGGCTGAGGGCGAATCGACGACCCCAGCGGTCAGACGTGAACCCCAAGATCGGAAGACCCAAGAAAGTTCCAAATGTACGAGCCGTTCCAACGAAAACTCTGCGCCATTCTTCACAGGCCAAGCcatacttgaataaaacaagataagaaaactcaatttatttcataatttgGAACAGGCTTCAAAAATCTTGTTTCAAAAATTTGTTCAGcctgtatttaataataataaacatttatttcagatatttcatccataatgtgttagtaacaatagaCTAAGGTGGGccaaaggacatgatggagaccagggaaacgaaGCGGCtgacgcactagcacgaaagtTACGACATTGAAGGTGACCGGGCCAGAACCAATCGTACCCacacccttcagtgagtataaacctggttgcatgaactaacactaaaagatcattcccaactatgggcaaacacaacagactgcaggcaagccaaagaggctttccccaacatggataaacggcaaactaacaaactactctgCCTgtacagaggtaaacttaggaaggtggtgggactcacaacagggcatagcccactaaacaaacaccttttcgttataggtgtcaccgacagtcttCTGTGCAGGGGCTGCATGGAGGTTGcagaaacaccgacgcacgtgctcctggagtgcacgggcgtagcagagcAACGCGAACGCCgtttgggttccccgacctcactccatgaagccctcggcagtCGGCACTCTAGCTTTACGTTTCTATTACACTGTGCAAACCTGCGGGCTAGCATATTACACCGGATCGCCAACGCCCTGCGCTCCCTCTCTATGTCTCTAACGTCAGACATATCGTCTATCACAATGTGctctaaaggttcgtacgcacctgagcggcgcggcgcggcgcttcagtccgactgcagaacgcgtcacctcaggccgctcgacggtgcctaccgcactacaactgcagtacgcggcagctcgcgtcacttgcgcgtcacttctacacccgttcgcgtacgagcaacaacgtcgcaagatgagcgacagtgaagaggatttgattattatttctttgttgtgcagaagaagaacgaattatcgaagagaaaaaaccggccaagtgcgagtcaggctcgcgcaatgagggttccgtactacagtcgtatgatttcgataattcaaaaactatgatgcataaaaataaataaaaatctgttttagaatgtacaggtgaagacctttcatatgataccccacttggtatagtcactcacttcgaaagttgaaaatactaatctaaaatattagttcatgaccacaatttaattttttttgtgtgatctaaccctaaattcacggttttcagatttttccccaaatgtcagctataagatctacctacctgccaaatttcatgattctaggtcaacgggaagtacctaccctgta
The Maniola hyperantus chromosome 11, iAphHyp1.2, whole genome shotgun sequence DNA segment above includes these coding regions:
- the LOC117986733 gene encoding organic cation transporter protein-like; protein product: MCPGGDTDEIDVTRFSCLQLKLAQRRKITDKCTMASQNIEMNDSIQVVPNKKLNLDNVLVEEIGQFGRYQIRTLLLISIVLVFAGWSATEYIFTTARIKTRCLIPECESSEAAEFSPTWILNAVPSNGDSFDNCLRFESINETVRNDECPAEWFNRTTSVGCSEYVYENTHTIVYDYGLACEEWRRVFVGTARTFGTFLGLPILGFTSDRWGRRFALSLNAVNTAWVSVLRYWAYTYYGFVISEVVGAAIGSGTFSCAHILVMELVGPKYRVAAGATLNTCFSLAQVLMALIAWAIPNWRTLTLVLFTPQLITICYFWIMPESVRWYLSKGRYKDAEDLLKNVARVNKRQLSEESLQSLTENAEADKKRIASEKETKEKEPWLIVLVFRNKAILTRCCISPVWWFTSALVYYGMSVNAVNMSGNQYLNYMAVAAAEIPGYWIAVVLMARIGRRPVLIGAYWICGACQLGYIFLPLNMFALSLMMYLIGKLTIAVVMMSLYIYTSEIYPTRYRHSLFAFSSMLGRIGAMTAPLTPAFGAALFEKFPSVLFCGFALLSGALMFLAPETLGTRLPDTMEEAAVIGTKTVDPRV